The Arachis hypogaea cultivar Tifrunner chromosome 19, arahy.Tifrunner.gnm2.J5K5, whole genome shotgun sequence genome has a window encoding:
- the LOC112752008 gene encoding protection of telomeres protein 1b isoform X1 has translation MASRSGMKCFPIKDVLALLSQRVSVVAVILEYSFPKTTRGTDYCCVLRIVDQSHHETGMAVNLFALTADKLPHVAEAGDVIHLCNVLVRSFDGEYNLVYSKAFSSFALYQGKDSNDLVPYQVSSKYQRTNEDRICIHELRKWRVDFQPNDGTLVMHPVLLSRHEFRLFKEIKEGDHVNLACKILHFGEVAKDEWFIYVWDGTDAPPNTIRSKLEDEMNCPLPLQLESLAWPRDLYCTFPTVGSILRITFDGSIDKSHFHLLDNVKLKWIKLVNMRLEVHAGLWRGLFTPFTKFRYTPAEDNLILTRKRFSEERISRRFEINYLGCVPVPSTVTVVTVDCHCAPHVTLMEALTNNQVTAKFKCVVRVVAALPCQPEMLRSPAGIYRMRLTLEDATARIHAYVFAKDGETLFGGYPDTDSLSKKLNKLLGVTEGGATSDKRHPPWVSVCLESYYLNKDDTWGTRHFRVSSTKVAEEA, from the exons ATGGCTTCCAGAAGCGGAATGAAGTGTTTTCCGATAAAAGATGTTCTTGCATTACTCAGCCAGAGAGTGTCTGTTGTGGCGGTTATCCTCGAATACTCCTTCCCTAAGACTACGAGAGGCACTG ATTACTGCTGTGTCTTAAGAATAGTTGATCAATCACATCATGAAACCGGCATGGCTGTTAATCTTTTTGCTCTGACTGCTGATAAGCTTCCCCATGTTGCTGAAGCCGGAGATGTGATTCACCTTTGTAATGTTTTG GTAAGATCGTTTGATGGGGAATATAATCTCGTTTACAGTAAAGCATTTTCCTCTTTTGCCTTATATCAAGGGAAAGATAGTAATGATCTTGTTCCTTATCAAGTTTCTTCTAAGTATCAGCGTACAAATGAGGACAGAATATGCATACACGAACTTAGAAAATGGCGGGTCGACTTTCAGCCGAATGATGGTACTTTGGTGATGCATCCTGTATTACTCA GCAGACATGAATTTCGTTTGTTTAAAGAAATCAAGGAAGGGGATCACGTGAATTTGGCATGCAAG ATACTTCATTTCGGTGAGGTTGCCAAAGATGAATGGTTTATCTATGTCTGGGACGGTACTGATGCCCCACCAAACACCATACGTTCAAA GCTAGAAGATGAAATGAATTGTCCACTTCCTTTACAATTGGAATCATTGGCCTGGCCAAGAGATCTATATTGTACTTTCCCTACTGTTGGGTCCATATTGAGGATAACCTTTGATGGAAGCATTGACAAGAGTCATTTTCACCTTCTAGACAATGTTAAACTTAAATGGATTAAGTTGGTCAATATGCGCCTTGAAGTGCATGCAGGACTATGGCGTGGTCTTTTTACCCCTTTTACAAAGTTTCGATACACTCCAGCTGAAGATAATCTCATTTTAACACGCAAAAG GTTCTCTGAGGAGCGGATATCTCGgagatttgaaataaattatttgGGGTGTGTCCCTGTACCTTCAACTGTGACAG TTGTAACGGTTGATTGTCATTGTGCGCCGCATGTTACTCTGATGGAAGCCCTCACAAATAATCAG GTGACCGCCAAGTTCAAGTGTGTAGTTCGAGTGGTTGCAGCGTTGCCTTGCCAACCTGAAATGCTCCGCTCTCCTGCTGGGATATACAGAATGCGGTTGACCCTAGAGGATGCAACAGCTAGAATTCATGCCTATGTTTTTGCCAAGGATGGG GAGACTCTTTTTGGTGGCTATCCGGACACGGATAGTTTGAGCAAGAAGCTAAACAAATTGCTTGGAGTAACTGAAGGTGGTGCTACCAGTGATAAGAGACATCCGCCATGGGTTTCTGTTTGTCTTGAATCATATTACCTCAATAAAGATGACACCTGGGGAACTAGACATTTCAGAGTATCCAGCACCAAAGTAGCGGAAGAAGCATGA
- the LOC112752008 gene encoding protection of telomeres protein 1b isoform X2, which translates to MASRSGMKCFPIKDVLALLSQRVSVVAVILEYSFPKTTRGTDYCCVLRIVDQSHHETGMAVNLFALTADKLPHVAEAGDVIHLCNVLVRSFDGEYNLVYSKAFSSFALYQGKDSNDLVPYQVSSKYQRTNEDRICIHELRKWRVDFQPNDGRHEFRLFKEIKEGDHVNLACKILHFGEVAKDEWFIYVWDGTDAPPNTIRSKLEDEMNCPLPLQLESLAWPRDLYCTFPTVGSILRITFDGSIDKSHFHLLDNVKLKWIKLVNMRLEVHAGLWRGLFTPFTKFRYTPAEDNLILTRKRFSEERISRRFEINYLGCVPVPSTVTVVTVDCHCAPHVTLMEALTNNQVTAKFKCVVRVVAALPCQPEMLRSPAGIYRMRLTLEDATARIHAYVFAKDGETLFGGYPDTDSLSKKLNKLLGVTEGGATSDKRHPPWVSVCLESYYLNKDDTWGTRHFRVSSTKVAEEA; encoded by the exons ATGGCTTCCAGAAGCGGAATGAAGTGTTTTCCGATAAAAGATGTTCTTGCATTACTCAGCCAGAGAGTGTCTGTTGTGGCGGTTATCCTCGAATACTCCTTCCCTAAGACTACGAGAGGCACTG ATTACTGCTGTGTCTTAAGAATAGTTGATCAATCACATCATGAAACCGGCATGGCTGTTAATCTTTTTGCTCTGACTGCTGATAAGCTTCCCCATGTTGCTGAAGCCGGAGATGTGATTCACCTTTGTAATGTTTTG GTAAGATCGTTTGATGGGGAATATAATCTCGTTTACAGTAAAGCATTTTCCTCTTTTGCCTTATATCAAGGGAAAGATAGTAATGATCTTGTTCCTTATCAAGTTTCTTCTAAGTATCAGCGTACAAATGAGGACAGAATATGCATACACGAACTTAGAAAATGGCGGGTCGACTTTCAGCCGAATGATG GCAGACATGAATTTCGTTTGTTTAAAGAAATCAAGGAAGGGGATCACGTGAATTTGGCATGCAAG ATACTTCATTTCGGTGAGGTTGCCAAAGATGAATGGTTTATCTATGTCTGGGACGGTACTGATGCCCCACCAAACACCATACGTTCAAA GCTAGAAGATGAAATGAATTGTCCACTTCCTTTACAATTGGAATCATTGGCCTGGCCAAGAGATCTATATTGTACTTTCCCTACTGTTGGGTCCATATTGAGGATAACCTTTGATGGAAGCATTGACAAGAGTCATTTTCACCTTCTAGACAATGTTAAACTTAAATGGATTAAGTTGGTCAATATGCGCCTTGAAGTGCATGCAGGACTATGGCGTGGTCTTTTTACCCCTTTTACAAAGTTTCGATACACTCCAGCTGAAGATAATCTCATTTTAACACGCAAAAG GTTCTCTGAGGAGCGGATATCTCGgagatttgaaataaattatttgGGGTGTGTCCCTGTACCTTCAACTGTGACAG TTGTAACGGTTGATTGTCATTGTGCGCCGCATGTTACTCTGATGGAAGCCCTCACAAATAATCAG GTGACCGCCAAGTTCAAGTGTGTAGTTCGAGTGGTTGCAGCGTTGCCTTGCCAACCTGAAATGCTCCGCTCTCCTGCTGGGATATACAGAATGCGGTTGACCCTAGAGGATGCAACAGCTAGAATTCATGCCTATGTTTTTGCCAAGGATGGG GAGACTCTTTTTGGTGGCTATCCGGACACGGATAGTTTGAGCAAGAAGCTAAACAAATTGCTTGGAGTAACTGAAGGTGGTGCTACCAGTGATAAGAGACATCCGCCATGGGTTTCTGTTTGTCTTGAATCATATTACCTCAATAAAGATGACACCTGGGGAACTAGACATTTCAGAGTATCCAGCACCAAAGTAGCGGAAGAAGCATGA
- the LOC112752007 gene encoding uncharacterized protein yields the protein MSMLDSFFKQGFKAAKCKTLLKLTIPRIKLLRNRRDIQLKNMRREIAKLLETGQEATARIRVEHIIREENMMAAQEIIELFCELIAVRLPIIEAQRECPLDLKEAISSVCFAAPRCADLPELLQVQQAFAAKYGKEFLSSATELRPDCGVNRQLIELLSVRAPSPEKKLNLLKEIAVEHEIEWDPAASETEFFKKHEDLLNGPTQFVGSNVPPPEEKQDEESDTARDTFNKEQPDSDSDSDMLDFPDVPKVSVQPNANVATAPGVVPPPEVDLRSSSYSGDFPDTRHEQVHEISTIQRDEPQNTSGKMESKQFVPFISPPSLPPGSYSTRHSDSPPPMSSTKVEANVDSLSSSKSEANVDLQDVLAAAHAAAETAERAAAAARSAASLAQVRISELTRKNSEQSPDSSSVNPFYAGGDNQSVTERGHLAKHNSGGTSDGSGGNTPELNQDHFASPDSHSRSPSFPSFDTLKADFDTSLPKNHIVGEKFSAHQPNRLPSLDDDPYFSYPNLFSRQSSNAGSQNHHSDNSRSTHDM from the exons ATGTCGATGCTCGATTCGTTCTTCAAACAGGGTTTTAAAGCTGCTAAATG TAAGACCCTGCTGAAGCTGACAATTCCACGCATAAAGCTTCTAAGGAACAGAAGAGATATCCAGTTAAAGAATATGCGGCGGGAGATTGCCAAGCTACTTGAGACTGGTCAAGAAGCCACAGCTCGCATCAGG GTGGAGCATATTATCAGAGAGGAGAACATGATGGCTGCCCAGGAAATCATTGAACTGTTCTGTGAACTGATTGCTGTGCGACTTCCAATAATCGAGGCACAAAG GGAATGTCCCCTAGATTTGAAGGAAGCCATATCTAGCGTATGTTTTGCTGCACCCAGATGCGCAGATCTGCCAGAGTTATTGCAGGTTCAGCAGGCATTTGCTGCCAAATATGGGAAAGAATTTTTATCTTCTGCTACTGAGCTCAGGCCGGACTGTGGTGTTAATCGCCAG TTAATAGAGCTGCTGTCGGTTCGTGCTCCGTCACCTGAAAAGAAACTGAACCTTCTAAAAGAAATTGCTGTTGAGCATGAGATAGAATGGGATCCGGCTGCTTCAGAAACCGAGTTCTTTAAGAAACACGAGGACTTGCTG AATGGCCCCACACAATTTGTTGGGTCAAACGTGCCACCACCTGAAGAAAAACAGGATGAAGAGTCAGACACTGCTCGTGATACATTCAATAAAGAACAACCTGATTCTGATTCCGATTCGGACATGTTAGACTTCCCTGATGTGCCTAAGGTATCGGTCCAGCCAAATGCAAATGTTGCCACAGCTCCAGGAGTTGTTCCACCTCCTGAAGTTGATCTTCGTTCATCTAGCTACTCTGGAGATTTCCCAGATACAAGGCATGAGCAAGTTCATGAGATATCAACTATTCAGAGAGATGAACCCCAGAATACATCTGGTAAAATGGAAAGCAAGCAGTTTGTGCCATTCATCTCCCCTCCTTCACTACCGCCTGGATCATATTCTACTAGACATAGTGATTCTCCTCCCCCCATGTCGAGCACAAAAGTTGAAGCCAATGTGGACTCCTTGTCAAGCTCAAAATCTGAAGCCAATGTGGACCTGCAGGATGTGTTGGCTGCTGCTCATGCTGCCGCAGAAACTGCTGAACGTGCTGCAGCTGCAGCTCGCTCAGCAGCTAGTCTTGCTCAAGTCCGGATTAGTGAGCTTACCAGGAAAAACAGTGAACAGTCACCTGATAGCAGCTCTGTGAACCCATTTTATGCAGGTGGGGACAATCAATCTGTTACAGAAAGGGGACATCTAGCTAAGCATAATTCTGGAGGTACCTCCGATGGCAGTGGCGGAAATACTCCTGAACTTAATCAGGATCACTTTGCTTCACCAGACTCTCATTCTCGTTCACCAAGTTTTCCTTCATTCGATACACTCAAAGCAGATTTTGATACTTCTTTACCAAAAAATCATATAGTGGGAGAGAAATTCTCTGCTCACCAGCCTAATAGATTGCCTTCATTAGATGATGATCCATATTTTTCATACCCCAACTTATTTTCCCGGCAAAGCTCAAATGCAGGATCACAGAATCATCATTCAGATAATAGCCGTTCCACTCATGATATGTGA